In Humulus lupulus chromosome 6, drHumLupu1.1, whole genome shotgun sequence, a single genomic region encodes these proteins:
- the LOC133781478 gene encoding receptor-like protein EIX2 — protein MQTTNFLTTFYALIIMMKIVGLMLLIGLANVASSESNQPQCIHKEKEALLSFKQTLNDPNNVLSSWTDSSKSQNYCAWSNITCDSQTNHVIAIDLSYQSLNVIGGHSEVGSSLAELKHLNHLQLVGMNIIRIPKFVFSLKELTYLDLSGNPISGLIPPHLGNLTKLEFLNLSSTSKMTVDNLEWLSQLTSLRTFRLSNCLFHKVDTSSLSHTNYSFKFLESLHLIENSIHPTIITWLLNSSFLLQELSLVNNTINGPFPNSFKHMKSLENVDLSGTQIESEVLESLGNLTKLKSLGLSYNNLSGTFHDLLENLAGSTKNSLERLDLSFNQLGELNLDDFEITFPSLIYLSLRNNQLEGYFPNRLKIFPSLQILSLDNNKITGLLPDLSSMPNLTNVTLSNNKFVGASSQSIGKLDYLEALDISSNSLSGNISEVNLQCPRLKALDLSYNPAMGLKFNSNWVPSFQLTSIRMISCKLGPYFPSWLKTQTLVSYLDISSSNISGPVPSWFINITSNLNYLNMSFNLLNSTLPNFLPPKITRLPPYGRSDPINPYGRSDPINRYHVIDHGKLIVDLSFNQFEGSVPRSLSSTANELYLSNNNFTDLRSFLCDAETGFRPILIIDLSHNKLSGNISHCRVSFDHLCILNLEYNKLFGEIPSSIQMNNTVTLHLGHNNFSGSLPSSLENCTSLQVLDLSSNSLEGPIPSWIGEKLNKLVFLSLKSNKFNGSIPLNLCHLTQIQIFDLSLNDLSGAIPHCIKNFTAMAQGDKYLNSTLTSYVYVSSDRRGRPNAMDAALKSRPYVLDVSSCHIYVLDVSSYELWYMNYASVTWKGVEYRYDKLLGLLRIIDLSSNKLNGEIPAELTDLSQMVQLNLSRNNLRGGIPINIGKLTKLLVLDLSHNKIHGKIPISLAEIDFLSYMDLSDNRLSGKIPTGTQLQSFDPSVYAMNLGLCGLPLSKTCQRDDNNEGDDDDEDDGGELWIDLPWFYMGIGVGFAIGFCGVCGNLLINASWRMSYYRMMHRFGDLLYVMIIVKWNLLKRKLARH, from the coding sequence ATGCAAACCACAAATTTCCTTACAACTTTTTACGCTTTAATCATAATGATGAAAATAGTGGGGCTTATGCTCTTGATTGGCCTTGCAAATGTGGCGAGTTCAGAGAGTAATCAACCTCAGTGCATACACAAAGAGAAAGAGGCTCTCCTCAGCTTTAAGCAAACTCTAAATGATCCTAACAATGTTCTCTCCTCTTGGACCGATAGCAGCAAAAGTCAAAACTATTGTGCTTGGAGCAACATCACTTGTGACAGCCAGACCAATCATGTCATCGCTATTGATCTTTCTTATCAAAGTCTGAACGTGATCGGTGGCCATAGTGAGGTTGGGTCGTCTTTGGCTGAACTGAAGCATTTGAACCACTTGCAGCTCGTTGGCATGAACATTATTCGGATTCCAAAGTTTGTTTTCTCTTTAAAAGAGCTTACATATCTCGATCTTAGCGGGAATCCAATCAGCGGACTTATTCCACCACACCTTGGAAATCTCACCAAATTGGAGTTTCTTAATCTTTCAAGCACTTCTAAAATGACTGTTGATAATCTTGAATGGCTCTCCCAACTCACTTCTTTGAGGACCTTTCGCCTATCAAATTGTCTATTTCACAAGGTAGATACTTCATCTCTTTCCCATACAAATTATTCCTTCAAATTTCTTGAATCACTTCATCTCATTGAAAATTCTATACATCCTACAATAATTACTTGGTTATTAAATTCCAGTTTTCTTCTTCAAGAACTTTCCCTGGTAAATAACACCATAAATGGTCCTTTTCCAAATTCCTTTAAACACATGAAATCTCTTGAAAATGTTGATTTGTCAGGGACCCAAATTGAAAGTGAAGTGCTAGAATCCTTAGGCAACCTTACCAAATTAAAATCCTTGGGTTTGTCTTATAACAATCTTAGTGGAACATTTCATGATCTTCTAGAAAACTTGGCAGGTTCCACCAAGAATTCTTTGGAGAGATTAGACTTGAGTTTTAACCAACTTGGTGAGTTAAATCTTGACGACTTTGAAATCACATTCCCATCTTTGATATATTTATCTCTTCGTAATAATCAGTTGGAAGGTTATTTCCCTAACCGTTTAAAGATATTTCCCAGTCTTCAAATATTGAGTTTGGATAACAACAAAATCACAGGGCTATTGCCTGATCTTTCATCAATGCCAAATTTGACAAACGTCACTCTATCTAACAATAAGTTCGTTGGTGCTTCGAGTCAAAGTATTGGCAAGCTTGATTATCTTGAGGCTTTAGACATTTCTTCCAACTCTCTTTCTGGGAATATCTCTGAAGTGAACCTACAGTGTCCCAGATTAAAAGCTCTAGATTTATCATATAATCCAGCTATGGGATTGAAATTCAACTCCAATTGGGTACCTTCATTTCAGCTTACTTCCATAAGAATGATTTCTTGCAAGTTAGGTCCCTATTTTCCTAGTTGGCTCAAAACTCAAACACTTGTCTCCTATCTAGACATTTCCAGCTCTAATATTTCAGGCCCTGTTCCTTCTTGGTTCATAAATATTACTTCCAACTTGAATTATTTAAATATGTCCTTCAATCTACTTAATAGCACCTTGCCAAATTTTCTACCACCAAAAATAACTCGTCTACCACCATATGGTAGAAGTGATCCCATTAATCCATATGGTAGAAGTGATCCCATTAATCGATATCATGTTATCGATCATGGTAAACTTATAGTTGACTTAAGTTTCAACCAATTCGAAGGTTCTGTCCCACGTTCTCTGTCCTCAACTGCAAATGAATTGTATCTCTCCAATAATAACTTCACCGACTTGCGGTCTTTTCTATGTGATGCAGAGACTGGGTTCAGGCCAATATTAATTATTGATCTTTCTCATAATAAATTATCTGGAAATATTTCTCATTGCCGGGTTAGTTTCGACCATTTGTGTATTCTAAATTTAGAATACAATAAGTTGTTTGGAGAGATTCCGAGCTCAATTCAAATGAATAACACTGTAACTCTACACTTAGGACACAATAACTTCTCAGGAAGCTTGCCTTCCTCATTGGAAAATTGCACTTCACTTCAAGTTCTAGATTTGTCGAGTAATAGTTTGGAAGGACCAATACCATCATGGATTGGAGAGAAACTAAACAAGTTGGTTTTTCTTAGTTTGAAGTCAAATAAATTTAATGGTAGTATACCATTGAATCTTTGTCATCTTACTCAAATCCAAATATTCGATTTATCCTTGAATGATTTATCAGGAGCCATTCCTCATTGCATTAAAAATTTCACTGCAATGGCTCAAGGGGATAAATATTTGAATTCTACCCTTACTTCATACGTGTATGTGTCATCCGATAGAAGAGGACGTCCCAATGCAATGGATGCTGCATTGAAATCTCGACCTTATGTGTTGGATGTGTCATCATGTCACATTTATGTGTTGGATGTGTCATCCTATGAATTATGGTATATGAATTATGCATCAGTCACTTGGAAAGGAGTAGAGTACAGATATGATAAGCTGTTGGGATTGCTGAGAATTATTGACTTATCAAGTAACAAATTGAATGGAGAGATTCCTGCTGAATTGACTGATCTTTCTCAAATGGTTCAACTAAATTTATCAAGAAATAATTTGCGTGGGGGGATTCCAATAAATATTGGAAAACTGACTAAGCTACTAGTGCTTGATTTGTCCCACAACAAAATACATGGCAAAATTCCCATAAGCTTGGCTGAAATAGATTTCTTGAGTTACATGGATTTGTCGGACAATAGGCTGTCAGGAAAAATCCCTACTGGTACTCAGCTACAAAGCTTTGATCCTTCCGTATATGCAATGAATCTTGGGCTGTGTGGGCTTCCTCTGTCAAAGACATGCCAACGAGATGACAATAATGAaggagatgatgatgatgaagatgatggtgGAGAATTATGGATTGACTTGCCATGGTTTTACATGGGAATTGGAGTTGGATTCGCTATTGGATTTTGTGGCGTTTGTGGGAACCTATTGATAAATGCTTCATGGAGAATGTCCTATTATCGGATGATGCATAGATTTGGAGACTTGCTTTATGTGATGATCATTGTAAAGTGGAATTTGTTGAAGAGAAAACTAGCTCGGCACTAA